A window from Drosophila miranda strain MSH22 chromosome Y unlocalized genomic scaffold, D.miranda_PacBio2.1 Contig_Y2_pilon, whole genome shotgun sequence encodes these proteins:
- the LOC117194132 gene encoding uncharacterized protein LOC117194132 isoform X1: MIRLKWCCYCIALRKACIIIACLDFVINLTIATIGAKYHFIDRIEQAVAICHSRGCVFLIGGALLKSSVLLIFFLITSLTNYVILIAYIIYICFDWVPKGQFILPTIIYYIYTCGFPLFSSTCSCSHTSCFPVVGIYFGSSSSPIIKT, encoded by the exons ATGATACGCTTAAAATGGTGCTGCTACTGCATTGCACTACGCAAGGCGTGCATAATCATCGCCTGTTTAGACTTTGTTATTAACTTAACCATCGCCACCATTGGAGCAAAAT ATCATTTCATCGATAGGATTGAGCAGGCGGTGGCTATTTGTCACAGCCGGGGCTGTGTCTTCCTGATAGGCGGGGCTCTGCTC AAATCATCCGTTCTGCTGATCTTCTTCCTCATTACCAGCCTGACCAACTATGTCATCTTGATCGCCTATATCATCTACATTTGCTTTGATTGGGTACCCAAGGGGCAGTTTATACTGCCTAccattatatattatatttatacaTGTGGGTTTCCTTTATTCTCGAGCACCTGCTCCTGCTCACATACCTCCTGTTTTCCAGTTGTTGGCATATACTTTGGCTCGTCGTCTTCTCCCATTATAAAAACGTGA
- the LOC117194132 gene encoding uncharacterized protein LOC117194132 isoform X2 translates to MIRLKWCCYCIALRKACIIIACLDFVINLTIATIGAKYHFIDRIEQAVAICHSRGCVFLIGGALLKSSVLLIFFLITSLTNYVILIAYIIYICFDWVPKGQFILPTIIYYIYTFVGIYFGSSSSPIIKT, encoded by the exons ATGATACGCTTAAAATGGTGCTGCTACTGCATTGCACTACGCAAGGCGTGCATAATCATCGCCTGTTTAGACTTTGTTATTAACTTAACCATCGCCACCATTGGAGCAAAAT ATCATTTCATCGATAGGATTGAGCAGGCGGTGGCTATTTGTCACAGCCGGGGCTGTGTCTTCCTGATAGGCGGGGCTCTGCTC AAATCATCCGTTCTGCTGATCTTCTTCCTCATTACCAGCCTGACCAACTATGTCATCTTGATCGCCTATATCATCTACATTTGCTTTGATTGGGTACCCAAGGGGCAGTTTATACTGCCTAccattatatattatatttatacaT TTGTTGGCATATACTTTGGCTCGTCGTCTTCTCCCATTATAAAAACGTGA
- the LOC117194132 gene encoding uncharacterized protein LOC117194132 isoform X3, with amino-acid sequence MIRLKWCCYCIALRKACIIIACLDFVINLTIATIGAKYHFIDRIEQAVAICHSRGCVFLIGGALLPPEIIRSADLLPHYQPDQLCHLDRLYHLHLL; translated from the exons ATGATACGCTTAAAATGGTGCTGCTACTGCATTGCACTACGCAAGGCGTGCATAATCATCGCCTGTTTAGACTTTGTTATTAACTTAACCATCGCCACCATTGGAGCAAAAT ATCATTTCATCGATAGGATTGAGCAGGCGGTGGCTATTTGTCACAGCCGGGGCTGTGTCTTCCTGATAGGCGGGGCTCTGCTC CCTCCAGAAATCATCCGTTCTGCTGATCTTCTTCCTCATTACCAGCCTGACCAACTATGTCATCTTGATCGCCTATATCATCTACATTTGCTTTGA
- the LOC117194133 gene encoding uncharacterized protein LOC117194133 yields the protein MIYLQNCCCFVDLRLGAIISGLVHAIADVLGGFFIMIMAGTGSPDLCHKLTIFLFIVHLISCAGIVYGSIKLSTKFMIPYILMTLAMILYLIPLFVADVILAVWYFVLITYFLLFLISLYCWLVAYSFYAALGGTLFI from the exons atgatctatctacagaattgTTGCTGCTTCGTGGATTTGCGTCTGGGTGCGATCATATCAGGCCTAGTCCATGCTATTGCTGACGTGTTAGGAGGCTTCTTCATAATGATAATGGCCGGAACGG GGTCTCCCGATCTGTGCCACAAGCTGACTATTTTCTTATTCATAGTACATTTGATTAGTTGCGCGGGCATTGTCTACGGCTCCATTAAG CTTAGCACCAAATTCATGATCCCATACATATTGATGACCTTAGCAATGATCCTATACCTGATCCCCCTGTTCGTAGCCGATGTAATTCTTGCCGTTTGGTACTTTGTATTAATAACCTATTTCTTACTGTTCT TGATCTCTTTGTACTGCTGGCTTGTAGCCTACTCCTTCTATGCGGCCCTGGGCGGGACCCTCTTTATTTAG
- the LOC117192970 gene encoding uncharacterized protein LOC117192970 isoform X2: MIRLKWCCYCIALRKACIIIACLDFVINLTIATIGAKYHFIDRIEQAVAICHCIGCVFLIGGALLKSSVLLIFFLITSLTNYVILIAYIIYICFDWVPKGQFILPTIIYYIYTFVGIYFGSSSSPIIKT, from the exons ATGATACGCTTAAAATGGTGCTGCTACTGCATTGCACTACGCAAGGCGTGCATAATCATCGCCTGTTTAGACTTTGTTATTAACTTAACCATCGCCACCATTGGCGCAAAAT ATCATTTCATCGATAGGATTGAGCAGGCGGTGGCTATTTGTCACTGCATTGGCTGTGTCTTCCTGATAGGCGGGGCTCTGCTC AAATCATCCGTTCTGCTGATCTTCTTCCTCATTACCAGCCTGACCAACTATGTCATCTTGATCGCCTATATCATCTACATTTGCTTTGATTGGGTACCCAAGGGGCAGTTTATACTGCCTAccattatatattatatttatacaT TTGTTGGCATATACTTTGGCTCGTCGTCTTCTCCCATTATAAAAACGTGA
- the LOC117192970 gene encoding uncharacterized protein LOC117192970 isoform X1, whose product MIRLKWCCYCIALRKACIIIACLDFVINLTIATIGAKYHFIDRIEQAVAICHCIGCVFLIGGALLKSSVLLIFFLITSLTNYVILIAYIIYICFDWVPKGQFILPTIIYYIYTCGFPLFSSTCSCSHTSCFPVVGIYFGSSSSPIIKT is encoded by the exons ATGATACGCTTAAAATGGTGCTGCTACTGCATTGCACTACGCAAGGCGTGCATAATCATCGCCTGTTTAGACTTTGTTATTAACTTAACCATCGCCACCATTGGCGCAAAAT ATCATTTCATCGATAGGATTGAGCAGGCGGTGGCTATTTGTCACTGCATTGGCTGTGTCTTCCTGATAGGCGGGGCTCTGCTC AAATCATCCGTTCTGCTGATCTTCTTCCTCATTACCAGCCTGACCAACTATGTCATCTTGATCGCCTATATCATCTACATTTGCTTTGATTGGGTACCCAAGGGGCAGTTTATACTGCCTAccattatatattatatttatacaTGTGGGTTTCCTTTATTCTCGAGCACCTGCTCCTGCTCACATACCTCCTGTTTTCCAGTTGTTGGCATATACTTTGGCTCGTCGTCTTCTCCCATTATAAAAACGTGA
- the LOC117192970 gene encoding uncharacterized protein LOC117192970 isoform X3, whose amino-acid sequence MIRLKWCCYCIALRKACIIIACLDFVINLTIATIGAKYHFIDRIEQAVAICHCIGCVFLIGGALLPPEIIRSADLLPHYQPDQLCHLDRLYHLHLL is encoded by the exons ATGATACGCTTAAAATGGTGCTGCTACTGCATTGCACTACGCAAGGCGTGCATAATCATCGCCTGTTTAGACTTTGTTATTAACTTAACCATCGCCACCATTGGCGCAAAAT ATCATTTCATCGATAGGATTGAGCAGGCGGTGGCTATTTGTCACTGCATTGGCTGTGTCTTCCTGATAGGCGGGGCTCTGCTC CCTCCAGAAATCATCCGTTCTGCTGATCTTCTTCCTCATTACCAGCCTGACCAACTATGTCATCTTGATCGCCTATATCATCTACATTTGCTTTGA